The Lysinibacillus pakistanensis genome includes a window with the following:
- a CDS encoding YycH family regulatory protein — translation MKYIEPVKSVVLFLLVMLSVILTFIIWTYTPDYKIIEQTEGKEILIGSQKRMEDIIRPYKAIYRFDEEFTGTASNGAMKDIMKAFQGWNVLDLVPINNNLTANYVNEMIRTNNRMTIFFTGEIPYSAFSSIFQFADKEIPETTFNRMIIDWTNYGNKDLQIFFISSNNKTLMRSHVSLQNTNPFIRDVIEPAKTYSAFKEIERDGFTSLYMPNDKIESTKYMYTFIEEPLESFKNVLFPNPNIVQRSIESAITEKYQDGKSRMTVDSNLKSLTYVYPAVESSAIIEPSKLLKDSFEFINEHGGFTADYRYVSKNTNKNQLEYQQYLQGLPVYSDQVISKITTAWGDNLIFRYKRPYYSLVFDIPTEKEIKELPSGVEIVEKIQQLNNFVLSDIDDIVVGYYLKQDSTSIMTLEPCWFVVHNGIATKLTPELLGGVVNGLE, via the coding sequence ATGAAATACATAGAGCCAGTTAAATCAGTTGTATTATTTCTACTCGTCATGTTGAGTGTCATTTTAACCTTTATCATTTGGACATATACACCAGATTATAAAATTATTGAACAAACTGAGGGAAAAGAAATCCTAATTGGATCTCAGAAAAGGATGGAGGATATCATTCGTCCCTATAAGGCAATTTATCGTTTTGATGAGGAGTTCACAGGAACGGCATCCAATGGCGCGATGAAGGATATTATGAAAGCTTTTCAGGGCTGGAATGTTCTTGATTTAGTGCCAATCAATAATAATCTTACTGCGAATTATGTAAATGAAATGATTCGTACGAATAATCGTATGACCATCTTTTTTACAGGTGAAATACCTTACTCTGCCTTTAGTTCTATTTTCCAGTTTGCTGATAAGGAAATACCTGAAACAACCTTTAATCGTATGATTATTGATTGGACGAATTATGGCAACAAAGATTTACAGATCTTTTTCATTAGTAGTAATAATAAGACTTTAATGCGCTCTCATGTAAGCCTGCAAAATACCAATCCATTTATAAGGGATGTTATTGAGCCGGCGAAAACATATAGTGCTTTTAAAGAAATTGAGCGTGATGGCTTTACCTCACTTTATATGCCTAATGATAAAATTGAATCTACCAAATATATGTATACGTTTATAGAGGAGCCACTTGAATCTTTTAAAAACGTGTTATTTCCAAATCCAAATATTGTTCAGCGTAGTATTGAAAGTGCAATCACTGAAAAATATCAAGATGGCAAATCACGAATGACTGTTGATTCAAATTTAAAATCTTTAACCTATGTATATCCAGCTGTAGAAAGTAGTGCCATCATAGAGCCATCTAAGCTCTTGAAGGATAGCTTTGAATTTATCAACGAGCATGGTGGATTTACAGCTGATTATCGCTATGTATCGAAAAATACTAATAAAAATCAGTTAGAGTATCAGCAATATTTACAGGGGTTACCAGTTTATAGTGATCAAGTTATCAGCAAAATTACGACTGCGTGGGGGGATAATCTTATATTTCGCTACAAACGCCCTTATTATTCCTTAGTTTTCGATATTCCAACCGAGAAGGAGATAAAAGAGCTGCCTTCAGGTGTGGAGATTGTGGAAAAGATTCAGCAACTTAATAATTTTGTGCTGTCAGATATAGATGATATCGTGGTGGGTTATTATTTAAAACAAGATTCAACTAGCATAATGACATTAGAGCCATGCTGGTTTGTAGTTCATAACGGTATAGCGACAAAACTGACGCCTGAATTATTAGGAGGTGTCGTAAATGGATTGGAATAG
- a CDS encoding alpha/beta fold hydrolase: MITLLIVLLGLFFPTWTPHIKGEQSISTLEQVEINGTGHEIMIRGIDSSNPILIFVHGGPACSEIPYARKYQKDLEKQFTIVHYDQRGSGKSYHFFEDYSNLTTDLLVEDLLSLTDYILERFNQEKVLLVGHSFGTYIGMKAIDKSPEKYYGYIGIGQVADVVQSELDSLEFTLEQAKQEGNSDDIEKLMLLQPLIENGEVQTPRNLVRKYGGAARLIDDNTDYLTGFLFNPEYNGLDVIRYLRGIHVTQEVLLNEGAKHTITEIVNQVDLPIFFVMGKFDYMTSVNAAKNYYGSMEAPVKEFVIFEESAHYPQFEEKEKFTLWLNKTFDELQNGTAEY; this comes from the coding sequence ATAATTACATTGTTAATTGTTTTACTCGGTCTATTTTTTCCTACATGGACACCTCATATTAAAGGGGAGCAAAGCATAAGTACGCTGGAGCAGGTTGAAATTAACGGAACAGGACATGAAATTATGATTCGAGGAATAGATTCAAGTAATCCGATTCTCATTTTTGTTCATGGTGGCCCAGCGTGCTCCGAAATTCCATACGCAAGAAAATACCAAAAAGACCTTGAAAAGCAATTTACTATTGTACATTATGATCAGCGTGGCAGTGGAAAATCCTATCATTTTTTCGAAGACTATTCAAACTTAACTACTGACTTGCTGGTTGAAGATTTATTGTCATTAACTGATTACATTTTGGAGAGGTTTAACCAAGAAAAGGTTTTATTAGTTGGACATTCGTTTGGCACTTATATTGGAATGAAAGCTATCGATAAATCACCTGAGAAATATTATGGGTATATAGGTATTGGGCAAGTAGCAGATGTAGTTCAAAGTGAGTTGGACAGTTTAGAATTTACACTGGAACAGGCAAAACAAGAAGGAAATTCAGATGATATAGAGAAACTAATGTTACTTCAACCGTTGATTGAAAATGGAGAAGTTCAGACACCGAGAAATCTCGTACGTAAATATGGGGGTGCAGCAAGACTTATTGATGATAATACAGATTATCTAACAGGATTTCTTTTTAACCCTGAATATAATGGGCTAGATGTAATTCGTTATCTAAGAGGGATTCATGTTACACAAGAAGTGTTGTTGAACGAAGGAGCAAAGCATACTATTACAGAGATTGTAAATCAAGTGGATTTGCCTATTTTTTTTGTAATGGGGAAATTCGATTATATGACGTCTGTAAATGCAGCAAAAAATTATTATGGTAGTATGGAAGCCCCTGTGAAAGAGTTTGTTATTTTTGAAGAGTCAGCTCATTATCCACAGTTCGAAGAGAAAGAAAAGTTTACTTTATGGTTAAATAAAACCTTCGATGAACTTCAGAATGGAACTGCTGAATATTGA
- a CDS encoding two-component system regulatory protein YycI, producing the protein MDWNRTKSIFIIVFLILDIFLYSLYLKRYNEAQSVEIPGERTIETRLKDDKITYGALPSNESATYITGKVHKFTGSDFPDKNQQANINGTLAHVVFINPVKLRNINDNTSFTEFLHTNVKEGDSYALWKVDREERVAIFFQKKNNQMFYYNESASLKIKWNMDDEVIMYEQTMIDNIEEIEQQETVIPPLQIIQTLYAKGLLKAESRITHIKLGYSTFSNLTQTQTQVLIPTWEVQVKLADGESEEYFVDAMEGKIIDIQEDKQEGEEEDWGVE; encoded by the coding sequence ATGGATTGGAATAGAACAAAATCTATTTTCATCATCGTTTTTTTAATACTGGATATCTTCTTGTATTCGTTATATTTAAAACGTTATAATGAAGCGCAGAGCGTAGAAATACCTGGTGAAAGAACAATAGAAACCCGTTTAAAGGATGATAAAATTACGTATGGTGCATTGCCTAGCAATGAATCAGCAACTTATATTACGGGCAAAGTGCATAAGTTTACGGGTAGTGATTTCCCCGATAAAAATCAGCAAGCTAATATTAATGGAACACTTGCTCATGTTGTCTTTATAAATCCTGTGAAGTTACGAAATATTAATGATAATACAAGCTTTACTGAGTTTCTTCATACCAATGTTAAAGAGGGAGATTCCTATGCATTATGGAAGGTAGATCGTGAGGAGCGAGTCGCAATCTTCTTTCAGAAGAAAAATAATCAAATGTTCTATTACAATGAGAGTGCCTCATTAAAAATAAAATGGAATATGGACGACGAAGTTATTATGTATGAGCAGACCATGATTGATAATATTGAAGAAATAGAACAACAAGAAACAGTTATCCCACCACTTCAAATTATCCAAACATTGTATGCAAAAGGACTATTAAAGGCAGAATCTCGTATTACTCATATAAAACTGGGCTATTCAACCTTTAGTAATTTAACACAAACACAAACACAAGTGTTGATACCAACATGGGAAGTACAAGTAAAATTAGCAGACGGTGAGTCAGAAGAGTACTTTGTTGATGCGATGGAAGGAAAAATTATTGATATTCAAGAGGACAAGCAAGAGGGAGAAGAGGAAGACTGGGGAGTTGAATAA
- a CDS encoding MerR family transcriptional regulator, with protein sequence MYTIGKLSKICDLPVKTLRYYDDIGLLKPSYIDSETNYRYYDYDKIEAIKIILLLKSLHIPLANIKQIIESADHVQWNSIIEQKISELAKQKQQITKKIEEMEQLKIKIAAGVPMIQGPILSDCYFENRENTLVYTLRKKVQLKFIDILVKNLFDQVYAYNLKVNGKLMAIFHDRDLKDNEVDVEVLIPVKNSNDLDGCKILSNGKYACITVKGPYTDLAAGYEVLKMWIDQKNLTQNGDMMEVYEKGLIPANLDLRNLRPNLSRHPSDFLTKICVPVI encoded by the coding sequence ATGTATACAATAGGAAAATTATCTAAGATATGTGATTTACCTGTAAAAACATTGCGGTATTATGATGATATTGGTTTACTAAAACCTTCATACATAGACTCTGAAACTAATTATCGCTATTATGACTATGACAAAATTGAAGCTATTAAAATAATACTACTTTTAAAAAGTTTGCATATTCCATTAGCCAATATTAAGCAAATTATTGAGAGTGCGGATCATGTACAGTGGAATAGCATAATCGAACAAAAAATTTCTGAACTTGCAAAGCAAAAACAACAAATCACCAAAAAAATAGAGGAAATGGAACAATTGAAAATAAAAATAGCAGCCGGAGTTCCAATGATTCAAGGTCCAATTTTGTCAGATTGTTATTTTGAAAATCGGGAGAATACATTGGTATATACTCTTCGTAAAAAAGTACAGTTAAAATTTATAGATATACTTGTGAAAAATTTATTCGACCAAGTTTATGCTTATAATCTTAAGGTTAATGGAAAACTCATGGCTATTTTCCATGATAGAGATTTGAAGGATAATGAGGTGGATGTTGAAGTGCTTATACCAGTAAAAAATTCGAATGATCTAGATGGTTGCAAAATATTATCCAATGGAAAATATGCCTGTATTACAGTTAAAGGACCTTACACAGACTTGGCCGCAGGATATGAAGTGCTGAAAATGTGGATCGATCAAAAGAATCTGACTCAGAATGGAGATATGATGGAGGTATATGAAAAGGGACTTATTCCTGCCAATTTGGATTTGAGGAATTTACGGCCAAATTTAAGTAGACATCCATCAGACTTTCTTACCAAAATATGTGTACCTGTTATCTAG
- a CDS encoding S1C family serine protease, protein MSYFQDDDKNRDFLNNDEIQKSPLQERLEKEEREIQEKRQKKKGGGGGKGGYFFSGLIGVIIGALLVWLMLPGLVNQMPGTTTSNTGKNETTINQVATEVKTDVIKAVDTASGAVVGITNIQEVTSGGFWNPPTTSTQPAGSGSGVIYKVQGDKAFIVTNNHVIQGAKQLEVTMPDGTKEEAQLVGRDEWTDLAVISISSKDVKTVAKFGSSDVLKQGETVIAIGNPLGLEFYGSVTTGVVSGKDRSVPVDLNGDGTIDWQQEVLQTDAAINPGNSGGALVNLAGELVGINSMKISESSVEGLGFSIPINSAIPIIEELEKNGEMKRPTMGIQLADLTDVPSFYQQQTLKLPKDITTGVVITDVVNNSPASKAGVQQYDVIVEMDGKKIETAIDLRKHLYNDKKIGDKLTMKVYRQGKLVELSLTLTNSNSL, encoded by the coding sequence ATGAGCTATTTTCAAGATGATGATAAAAATCGTGATTTCCTAAATAATGATGAAATACAGAAATCACCTCTTCAAGAGCGACTTGAAAAAGAGGAGAGAGAAATACAAGAGAAGCGTCAAAAAAAGAAAGGTGGTGGCGGAGGTAAGGGCGGCTACTTCTTCAGCGGTCTTATTGGGGTCATCATAGGTGCTTTACTCGTGTGGCTCATGCTACCTGGGCTTGTTAACCAGATGCCTGGTACAACGACAAGCAATACAGGTAAAAATGAAACGACCATCAATCAAGTAGCAACAGAAGTAAAAACTGATGTTATAAAAGCAGTGGATACGGCTTCTGGTGCTGTTGTAGGTATAACTAATATACAAGAGGTGACTAGCGGTGGATTCTGGAATCCGCCAACAACATCAACACAGCCTGCTGGAAGTGGTTCAGGTGTTATTTATAAGGTTCAGGGTGACAAGGCCTTTATCGTGACAAATAACCATGTTATTCAAGGCGCTAAACAGCTAGAGGTAACAATGCCAGATGGAACGAAGGAAGAAGCGCAGTTAGTTGGTAGAGACGAATGGACAGACTTAGCGGTTATTTCAATCAGCTCTAAGGATGTTAAAACAGTTGCGAAATTTGGGAGCTCAGATGTCCTAAAACAGGGTGAAACAGTAATAGCAATTGGTAACCCACTTGGCTTAGAATTTTACGGATCAGTTACGACAGGTGTTGTTTCTGGTAAGGATCGTTCTGTGCCGGTTGATTTAAATGGTGATGGAACAATTGATTGGCAGCAAGAGGTTTTACAAACAGACGCCGCTATCAACCCTGGTAATAGTGGAGGTGCTCTAGTAAACCTTGCAGGTGAATTAGTCGGCATTAACTCCATGAAAATCTCTGAATCATCTGTAGAAGGATTAGGCTTCTCAATTCCAATAAACTCAGCTATTCCAATTATTGAGGAATTAGAGAAAAACGGTGAAATGAAACGTCCAACAATGGGTATTCAATTAGCTGATTTAACGGATGTACCATCATTCTACCAGCAGCAAACATTAAAATTACCGAAAGATATTACGACAGGTGTTGTAATTACAGACGTTGTGAATAATTCACCAGCATCAAAAGCAGGCGTCCAACAATATGATGTCATTGTAGAAATGGATGGCAAAAAAATCGAAACAGCAATTGATTTACGCAAACATTTATATAATGATAAAAAAATTGGTGATAAATTAACAATGAAAGTATACCGCCAAGGTAAATTAGTGGAGCTATCACTAACTTTAACAAATAGCAATTCATTGTAA
- a CDS encoding CxxH/CxxC protein, with amino-acid sequence MEKYSCENHIDHALDMFVAEQKVFPIMDKVEEEKKLSTKCSYCEQPAEYIVSSK; translated from the coding sequence ATGGAAAAATACAGCTGCGAAAACCATATAGATCACGCTTTAGACATGTTTGTAGCGGAGCAAAAAGTATTCCCAATTATGGATAAAGTCGAAGAGGAAAAAAAGTTATCCACAAAATGTAGTTACTGTGAACAACCAGCAGAATATATTGTATCAAGTAAATAA
- a CDS encoding C45 family autoproteolytic acyltransferase/hydolase has translation MYHPRLKGDPYEAGKHYAEIIYKNGFRFPQVTEEEMNYGKLCIPFLDEFDSNIKKEIQGFADGCHASFEEVSSFLLSIGVFEPAGQCSIFAAFNGSEVIIGRNYDMLFSLKKITESSLVCFDGKNKYLGHSDCFIGKVDGINEHGLFVGITAVPHEGIKPGLNFYFACKHILENCGNVEEGIKVLKSFSSSVANNYLLADPSGTMAVVEVTPNGCQVRLPKNNYIHCTNHHVGVSVSESWNWSKSKDRFETLDRVLAENINGMKLSIAQSIMSDTKGHVCLNLTEYKFGTLFSVAANLNTLEITRAEGQPNKAKYLVDKRLTDAVLKEKKQDTIQ, from the coding sequence ATGTATCATCCGAGATTAAAAGGGGACCCATACGAAGCAGGGAAGCATTATGCAGAAATTATTTATAAAAATGGCTTTCGTTTCCCACAAGTTACAGAAGAAGAAATGAATTACGGTAAATTATGTATACCATTTTTGGATGAGTTTGATTCGAATATTAAAAAGGAAATACAAGGTTTTGCTGACGGATGTCATGCCTCATTTGAAGAAGTAAGTTCCTTTCTGTTAAGTATAGGAGTTTTTGAACCAGCAGGCCAATGTAGCATTTTTGCCGCGTTTAATGGGAGTGAAGTCATTATTGGACGCAATTATGATATGCTCTTTAGTTTGAAGAAAATTACAGAGTCATCATTGGTTTGTTTTGATGGAAAAAATAAATATCTAGGTCACTCAGATTGTTTTATTGGAAAAGTAGATGGCATTAACGAACATGGTTTGTTTGTAGGTATTACAGCAGTCCCTCATGAAGGAATTAAACCGGGTTTAAATTTTTATTTTGCATGTAAACATATTTTGGAAAATTGTGGTAATGTCGAAGAAGGAATTAAGGTGTTAAAAAGTTTTTCAAGTTCGGTAGCGAATAACTATTTACTGGCTGATCCATCAGGTACTATGGCGGTTGTAGAAGTTACTCCAAACGGATGTCAAGTTCGTCTACCGAAAAATAATTATATTCATTGCACGAACCATCATGTAGGTGTATCTGTTTCAGAAAGTTGGAATTGGAGCAAATCAAAAGATCGTTTTGAAACATTAGACAGAGTTCTTGCTGAAAATATCAATGGTATGAAACTTTCTATTGCCCAATCAATTATGTCAGATACCAAGGGACATGTCTGTTTAAATTTAACAGAGTATAAATTTGGAACACTTTTCTCGGTAGCTGCGAACTTAAATACACTGGAAATAACTAGGGCTGAAGGACAGCCAAACAAAGCAAAGTATTTAGTAGATAAGAGATTGACGGATGCTGTTTTAAAAGAAAAGAAGCAAGATACTATTCAATAA
- the rlmH gene encoding 23S rRNA (pseudouridine(1915)-N(3))-methyltransferase RlmH, with amino-acid sequence MNITIVSVGKLKEKYLKMGIDEYVKRLGGYAKMDIIEVPDEKAPEQLSDAEMEIVKKKEGERILSKISPDTYVIALAINGKMKTSEQMAADLESLMTYGKSKIAFVIGGSLGLHNEVLKRADEQQSFGQMTLPHQLMKLVLVEQIYRSFRIMKGEPYHK; translated from the coding sequence GTGAATATAACGATTGTATCAGTCGGCAAACTAAAAGAAAAGTACTTAAAAATGGGCATCGATGAATATGTGAAACGTCTCGGCGGTTATGCAAAGATGGATATCATTGAGGTACCAGATGAAAAAGCCCCCGAGCAGCTAAGCGATGCCGAAATGGAAATCGTCAAGAAAAAAGAGGGTGAACGTATCCTCTCCAAAATTAGTCCAGATACATACGTTATCGCCCTAGCGATTAACGGCAAAATGAAAACCTCTGAACAAATGGCAGCAGATCTTGAATCCCTCATGACCTACGGCAAAAGCAAAATCGCCTTCGTCATCGGTGGCTCCCTCGGCCTACACAATGAAGTATTGAAGCGAGCTGACGAGCAGCAATCCTTCGGCCAAATGACATTACCCCACCAGCTAATGAAGCTAGTCTTGGTGGAGCAGATTTATCGGAGTTTTAGGATTATGAAGGGGGAACCGTATCATAAGTAG
- the walK gene encoding cell wall metabolism sensor histidine kinase WalK — protein sequence MQKVSFFKSIHVKLVLIYILLILLALQIIGIYFARELEENLKTNFRESIFQRVDLMQYSIREEILKERDESMPTLEESLKTIVMEFSTGLKDVSYGDILEIRVIDNRQRIRATSELENQNLIGQRSNTDLVRRALSAETLFENIKLDNKTRNRIWVLATPIRNGAGTDDEVIGVLYIEANIESVFGQVNDINRIFLGGTAVSLVITIFLGILVARTITQPIADMRKQAQAMAKGNYSRKVRVYGTDEIGQLAITFNHLTNRLQEAQSTTDAERRKLDSVLSNMTDGVIATDRKGRIILINDPALELLHISRDITLGRPIASVLGIDQEYSFEDLIHMNDALNLNFSITDAPYILRANFSVIQKETGFINGLITVLHDITEQEKIEMDRREFVSNVSHELRTPLTTMRSYLEALADGAWKDENIAPTFLNVTQTETERMIRLVNDLLQLSRMDSADYELNKDIVLFNSFFNRIIDRFEMSKSDKVTFQRLFPEASYYVEIDTDKVTQVIDNIISNAIKYSPDGGNVRFGFTVQGEMLKVMISDDGMGIPKENVGRIFDRFYRVDRARARSMGGTGLGLAIAREMIEAHGGKIWAESEEGQGTTIFFTLPYDLDDFDEAGEWA from the coding sequence ATGCAAAAAGTTAGCTTCTTTAAATCGATTCATGTCAAGCTAGTGCTTATTTACATTTTGTTAATATTGCTTGCTTTGCAAATAATAGGTATATATTTTGCACGTGAATTGGAGGAAAATTTAAAAACCAATTTTCGAGAGTCCATTTTCCAACGTGTTGATTTAATGCAATACAGCATTCGTGAGGAAATTTTAAAGGAACGCGATGAAAGTATGCCAACACTTGAAGAAAGTCTGAAAACCATTGTGATGGAGTTTTCTACAGGGCTGAAGGATGTTTCTTATGGAGATATATTAGAGATTCGTGTTATTGACAATCGACAGCGGATACGTGCAACATCTGAGTTAGAAAATCAAAATCTGATTGGACAGCGCTCAAATACAGATCTTGTCCGCCGTGCATTGTCAGCAGAGACATTATTTGAAAATATCAAACTTGATAATAAAACGAGAAATCGAATTTGGGTGTTAGCGACACCCATTCGAAATGGTGCAGGTACGGATGATGAAGTTATAGGGGTTCTTTATATTGAAGCTAATATTGAATCCGTCTTTGGACAAGTGAATGACATTAACCGTATTTTCCTTGGTGGAACTGCTGTGTCCTTGGTGATTACTATCTTTTTAGGAATTTTAGTAGCACGAACAATAACACAGCCCATTGCAGATATGCGTAAACAGGCACAGGCGATGGCAAAAGGAAATTATTCACGAAAAGTACGTGTTTATGGAACAGATGAAATAGGACAGCTTGCTATAACATTTAATCATTTGACAAATCGCTTGCAGGAAGCCCAATCTACTACAGATGCAGAGAGACGAAAGCTTGATTCGGTCCTTAGTAACATGACAGATGGTGTTATTGCGACAGATCGAAAAGGACGCATCATCCTTATTAATGATCCTGCACTAGAGCTCTTACATATTTCTAGGGATATTACATTAGGCCGCCCAATTGCGTCTGTCTTAGGAATTGATCAAGAGTATAGCTTTGAGGATTTAATACACATGAATGATGCATTGAATTTAAATTTTAGTATAACTGACGCACCCTATATTTTGCGTGCGAATTTCTCGGTCATTCAAAAAGAAACAGGTTTTATCAATGGTTTAATTACTGTACTGCACGATATTACAGAGCAGGAAAAAATTGAAATGGATCGCCGGGAATTTGTATCCAATGTATCACATGAGTTACGCACTCCATTAACAACGATGCGCAGCTATTTAGAGGCATTGGCGGATGGTGCCTGGAAAGATGAGAATATAGCTCCAACTTTTTTGAATGTTACACAAACAGAAACAGAACGAATGATTCGCTTAGTTAATGACTTGTTGCAGTTATCCCGCATGGATAGTGCGGATTATGAATTGAATAAGGATATTGTTCTTTTCAATTCATTCTTTAATCGTATTATTGATCGCTTTGAAATGTCAAAGTCTGACAAGGTAACGTTCCAACGTTTATTCCCAGAGGCATCTTATTATGTGGAAATTGATACAGATAAAGTGACACAGGTAATTGATAATATTATTTCTAATGCAATAAAGTATTCTCCAGATGGTGGAAATGTCCGATTTGGTTTTACTGTGCAAGGTGAGATGTTGAAGGTTATGATTTCTGATGATGGTATGGGCATTCCTAAGGAAAATGTAGGCCGCATTTTCGACCGTTTTTATCGTGTGGACCGCGCACGTGCTCGTTCTATGGGCGGTACAGGTCTAGGACTAGCTATTGCCAGGGAAATGATTGAAGCGCATGGAGGGAAAATATGGGCTGAAAGTGAGGAAGGTCAAGGTACAACCATATTCTTCACATTACCATATGATTTAGATGATTTTGACGAGGCAGGTGAGTGGGCATGA
- a CDS encoding nitrous oxide reductase accessory protein NosL yields the protein MKKLFVLGFILLSIISVDLIGNKHKMNAEAAQSSLEKDVPDNTNCAFCNMVVYQKKDKMGVFSAQAIKKKGKVVYYDDIGCLLYDEVKNKTTNKKYVRDYKTLKWVQAEKATYVKTSLVSPMDDGYIYFAKAADAKDYIAKHSGTEIVPFKTVQKESVQKYQ from the coding sequence TTGAAAAAACTATTCGTATTAGGATTTATATTGTTAAGTATTATTTCTGTAGATCTTATAGGTAATAAGCACAAAATGAATGCCGAGGCAGCTCAATCAAGTTTAGAAAAAGATGTACCTGATAATACAAATTGTGCATTTTGTAATATGGTGGTGTACCAAAAAAAAGATAAGATGGGTGTTTTTTCTGCCCAAGCAATTAAAAAGAAAGGTAAGGTGGTTTATTACGATGACATCGGTTGCCTTTTATACGATGAGGTGAAAAATAAAACAACCAATAAAAAGTATGTTCGTGATTACAAAACATTAAAGTGGGTTCAAGCTGAAAAGGCGACGTATGTTAAAACATCGCTAGTTTCACCAATGGACGATGGATATATATATTTTGCTAAAGCAGCTGATGCGAAGGATTATATTGCTAAACATTCAGGTACAGAAATTGTCCCATTTAAAACTGTTCAAAAAGAGAGTGTTCAGAAATATCAATAG
- a CDS encoding MBL fold metallo-hydrolase, giving the protein MRFSVLASGSTGNSIYVENDEHAFIVDAGLSGKRMEQLFAKIDRNMKQLSGIFVTHEHSDHIKGIGVLARKYNVPVYANAKTWQAMDGLVGDIPLEQRFEFEMDTVKHFGSIAIESFAVSHDAADPMFYTFHENGRKLVVITDTGYVSDRMKGIIRGADSFVFESNHDVNMLQMGRYPWSIKRRILSDVGHVSNEDAAVAMSEVVFEKPTNIYLSHLSKDNNMKELARMSVTQTLQSCGIIVGEYVKLFDTDAEEPTQLVTV; this is encoded by the coding sequence ATGCGATTTAGTGTTTTAGCAAGTGGCAGTACAGGCAATTCGATATATGTAGAGAATGATGAACATGCATTTATTGTCGATGCAGGGCTAAGTGGAAAAAGGATGGAGCAACTATTTGCGAAAATCGACCGTAATATGAAACAGCTGAGTGGCATCTTCGTGACACATGAACATAGTGACCATATTAAGGGAATTGGTGTATTGGCACGAAAGTATAATGTACCTGTTTATGCAAATGCCAAGACATGGCAGGCAATGGACGGGCTTGTTGGTGATATTCCCCTAGAGCAACGTTTTGAGTTTGAAATGGATACAGTAAAGCACTTTGGCTCAATAGCTATTGAATCCTTTGCTGTGTCACATGATGCAGCGGATCCAATGTTCTATACTTTTCATGAAAATGGGCGCAAGCTTGTTGTTATTACGGATACAGGCTATGTTAGCGACCGTATGAAGGGTATTATTCGAGGTGCAGATTCCTTTGTTTTTGAAAGTAACCATGATGTGAATATGCTACAAATGGGTCGTTATCCATGGTCGATAAAACGCCGTATTTTAAGTGATGTAGGGCATGTTTCAAATGAAGATGCGGCAGTAGCTATGAGTGAGGTCGTATTTGAAAAACCAACAAATATTTATTTATCGCATTTAAGTAAGGATAATAATATGAAAGAGCTTGCACGCATGAGCGTCACACAAACATTACAATCCTGCGGTATTATTGTAGGAGAGTATGTAAAGCTATTTGATACGGATGCAGAGGAACCAACACAATTGGTAACAGTTTAA